DNA from Brevibacterium sp. 'Marine':
ATTCGAACCGTTGGCGGCCCAGATCATGGAGGGGTCGAGGTCGACGGTGTCCCCCGCACGTTCGTTCACACCGTCCAAATAGGTGACGAGATGTTCGCGCAGTGCGGTGAATTCGCGATCGGGATAACGGTTGAGTCCCGCGAAATGGTCGTCGATGGCGGAACGCATGCTGTCGATAACGACGTCCGGCAGCGGATAGGCGTTCTCGTTGACGTTGAGCTGGACCGGCACATTGAGGTGCGGAGCCCCGTAGGGCTTTTGGCCGACGAGGTCGGAGCGCACTGGCAGAGATTCGATGTTTCCCACGGCGACCATTCTACCGAGAGGCCCCCGCCGCCCGGGCGGCGGGTCGGGCATCGAGGTGCGCCGGTCGGCTCACCCGATCGGACGGGTCGGCCCGTGGCCGGCGCCCTGCCGGCCGAGCCGGCCTCGACCTCAGCGGACGGGGACGTCGAGGGTCTGGCCGGGGTGAACGGTCGGGGTGTCCAGGTGGTTGATCTCGACGATGTCGGCCACGACATCACGGGTGTCGCGGTCGATGCCGAGACTCGTCGCTACGGTCCACAGCGATTCGCCTTCACCGACGACGACCGCCTCGGCGTCGATGCCGATGCTCTCCGTCTCCGATTCGGCGACGGCAGCGGCCGAGAACGACTGGGTGGCGAGGAGGACCGCTCCGCCGATGACGACGAGAGCGACGAGCAGGGTCCGGAGAAGGCGCACAGCCTGGCGTCCACGAGTGGTCAGGCGCAGCTCGGTGTTCTGTGCAGACATCGCATTACCTCTTTCATTCGTACGATTCCACCAGTAATCGGTAGAACGTCTGTTCTATTCAACATGCCAATCGAACAAATGTCCAGTCCAACTCGAACATCTATGCGACAATGAGAGGGAACCAGCGTTGTTGATTGATCTGTCAGAACCATCTCAGTCGGCACTGACACGAGAATCTTCGAAGCGGAGATCACGGCGTTCAGCGGCAGGGAATAGAACGAAGGGGAACGAGCAGTGGTTCAGAACAAACGAGGCAGAGGCAGGCCTCGCAACGAAGATGTTGCCACCGAGATCGCAGCCGCTCGCAGCGATGACGACGTGGTCCAGATCCCTGAGGGGTCATCCGGTGAGGGCGACTTCCGCCTGACTCCCCGCCAGCGTCTCGTCCTCGAGACCATCGAACGCGCCGTCGTAGCCAACGGCTACCCGCCGAGCATGCGCGAGATCGGCAAAGCCGCCGGACTGGCGTCCCTCTCCAGCGTCGCCCACCAGCTCTCCCAGCTCGAACGCCTCGGCTATGTCCGCCGCGACCCGAAGCGCCCGCGTGCCATCGAAGTGGTCAATCCGTTCGAAGAGGAAGAGGCCGAGCGCGCGAAGTACGAGGAGCTGGCCAACAACACCGTGCAGGTCCCGGTCGTCGGACGCATCGCCGCCGGCGGCCCGATCCTGGCCGAGCAGGAGGTCGACGATGTCTTCTCCCTGCCGACGCAGGTCGTCGGCTCCGGAGAGATGTTCCTGCTCAAGGTCGTCGGCGATTCGATGATCGAAGCCGCCATCTGCCACGACGACTGGGTGGTCGTGCGCAAGCAGCACACCGCCGACAACGGTCAGATCGTCGCAGCCCTCCTCGACGGCGAGGCCACGGTGAAGACGCTCAAGCGCAAGGCCGGTCAGCAGTGGCTGATGCCGCAGAACGAGAACTACGAACCCATCGACGGCACCTACGCACAGATCATGGGCCTCGTCGTCGCGGTCATCCGCCGCCTCTGATCCTCCGCCCCGCCTTCGAACTGAGAAGCGCCCGCGACCACGGTTGGTCGCGGGCGCTTCTGCGTCATCCGGCGGAGCTCAGCACCGTCTGCCTCACTTCTCGTCAGCTTCGGCCAGTCTGGCCAGGCTTGTGCGGACGAGGCCGGAGTTCGTCGTCGGCCACATCCTCGGCATCGAATTGACGAGGAACCCGGCATACCGGGCCGAGCGCAGCCGCGAGTCGAGCACGGCCACCACTCCCCTGTCACCGGTCGAGCGGATGAGGCGACCGGCCCCCTGAGCCAGCCGCAGGGCGGCGTGCGTGGCCGACACCGCCATGAAGCCGTTGACTCCACGCTGGTCGGCATCGCGTGCCCGTGCCTGCATGAGCGGGTCGTCCGGACGTGGGAACGGCAGACGATCGATGATCACCAGGCGGTTCGTCCGTCCCGGCACGTCGACTCCCTGCCACAGGGACATCGTCCCGAACAGGCAGGTCTGATCATCGGCCGTGAACTGTGAGACCAGCGCGGGCAGTCCGTCGTCGCCTTGGAGCAGGATCGGGAAGTCGAACTTCGTCCGCAGGTGTTCGGCTGCCGCATTGGCCGCCGCCCGCGAGGAGAACAGCCCCAAGGCACCGCCGTTCGACGACTCGACGAGTTCTGCGAGCTCGGTCAGCGCTTCCTCGCTCAGCCCGCTGCGGCCGGGTTTGGGCAGATGGGAGGCGACATAGAGGATGCCCTGCTTGCCGTAGTCGAAGGGTGATCCGACATCGAGGCTGTCCCATTTCGGGGCGTCGGGTCCGAAGAGTCCCAACGAAGCGGCCACCGCGTCGAAGTTCCCGCCCAGGGACAGGGTCGCCGAGGTGGCCACGACCGTCGATTCCTCGAAGATCCCATTGCGCATGGTGCCGGCCACGCTCAAGGGTGCGACGACCAGGTTCGTCGTCTCCTTCTCTCTGAACGTCGACCGGGAGAGCCAGATGACGTCGTTCTTGCCCGGGTCGCAGAAGCGTTCGGCGAGTTCGAAGATCTCCTGACAGCGAGCCTTGGCCATCTGCCGTCCGGCATCGGCGTCGTCGGTCTTGCCGCCGATGTCGTTGATGATCTGGCGGGCGGAGTCGCGGATCTGCGCCAGGGCCAGTCCGAGCGCCTCGCTCATATGCAGGATGAGTCCCTCGGGCACCGAGGTCTGGGCGCGTTCGAGTGCCGCCGCGGCGGAATCGAGCAGCGAGACGACCCCGTCCTGGACCGTGGTGTGTTTGCGCACGGAGCTCGTCGCCGCCGAGAGCATGCTCGTGTTGATCTGCCCGGACAGGGCGCTGGTCACCCGGTCCTTGAGCTCGTGGGCCTCGTCGATGATGATGACATCGTGTTCGGGCAGCACGTTCGATTCCCCGAAGGCGTCGATGGCCAACAGGGCATGGTTCGTCACGACGATATCGGCTTCGGCGGCTTTGTTCCGGGCGATTTCGGCGAAGCATTCGGTGAACAGCGGGCAGTTCGATCCGAGGCAGTCGAAGGCGTTGACGGACACCTGTGACCAGGCGCGATCGCTGACACCGGGCAGGAGGTCGTCACGGTCGCCGGTGTCGGTGGTCTTCTCCCAGGTGCGGATCCGCTGGATCTCCTCCCCCAGACCCGAACGTTCGGTGGGTTTGCGTCCCGCCTCGGCGTCGGCCCCGAGGTCGAAGAGCATGCCCTCACCCTCGTCGGGGTATCCGCCGGCGAGCTTGTGCTTGCACACATAGTTCCGCCGCCCCTTGAGCAGTGCCGCTCGGGGCAGCGGGTCGAGGTCCTTCTTCACGGCCTTGAACAGCCGGGGCAGGTCGCGGTGGATGATCTGAGTCTGCAGGGCCAGGGTCGCAGTGGACACGACGACCTTCCCGCCGGTGCGGGTGACGTATTCGGCCGCCGGGACGAGGTACGCCAGCGATTTGCCGGTGCCCGTTCCCGCCTGCACGAGCAGATGGATTCCCTTGTCCAGCGACGAGGCGACCGCCTGCGCCATCTCCTGCTGACCCTCGCGTGGCGATCCGCCGATGGCGCCGACAGCGGATTCGAGGAGGTTCTCGACTGCTTTCACTCGTCGATGACCAGGTCCGGACGTTGGAATTCGCGCAGTTCGTCGACGAGTTCGGTCGGCACCTTCGCCTGCAGGCTGGTGCCCTCCGTGCCGTGCGATTCGTGTTCGACCGTGCCGAGGGCGTAGATCTTCGACACGAGGTCACCGCGTTCATAGGGAATGAGCACGGTCATGTCGATATCCGGGACGGGAAGGCGGTTCTCGATGGCCTCGATGAGGTCGTCGATCCCTTCCTTCGAGACGGCGGAGACGAACTGGGCGTCGGGGTACTCCGCGCGCAGGCCGGTGATCACAGCCTCCTCGGCGATATCGGCCTTGTTGAACACGAGGAGTTCGGGGATGTCCCCGGTCTCCACGTCCCCCAGCACATTGCGCACGGCCTGGATCTGACCGTGCGGATCCGGGTGGGAGGCATCGACGACGTGGAGGAGCAGATCCGAACCGGCGGCCTCCTCCAGGGTCGAACGGAAGGCTTCGACCAGCTGGTGGGGCAGGTTGCGGACGAACCCCACGGTGTCGGTGTAGGTGAAGACGATGCCGTCGGCAGTCTTGGCCTGCCGGACGGTCGGATCGAGGGTGGCGAACAAGGCGTTCTGCACCATCACCTCGGCGTCGGTGAGCAGGTTGAGCAGGGAGGACTTGCCCGCGTTCGTGTACCCGACGATCGCGACGGACGGCACATGGTGGCGGGCGCGGTTCTTCCGCTTCGTCTCTCGAGACGGCGCCATCGCGTTGATCTCCCGGCGTAGCTTCGACATGCGCGCACGGATGCGGCGACGGTCGAGTTCGATCTTCGTCTCACCGGGCCCGCGAGAGCCGATTCCGGCACCGCCGGCGACACGACCGCCGGCCTGCCGGGACAGCGACTCACCCCAACCGCGCAGACGCGGCAGGAGGTATTCGAGTTGGGCGAGTTCGACCTGGGCCTTGCCTTCGCGGGATTTCGCATGCTGGGCGAAGATGTCGAGGATGAGCGCGACGCGGTCGACGACCTTGACCTTGATGACGTCCTCGAGTCCACGCCGCTGGCTGGGAGCGAGTTCGGAGTCGATGATCACGGTGTCGGCGCCGACGGAGGCGACGACCTCGGCGAGCTCGGCGGCCTTGCCCTTGCCGAGGAAGGTGCCGGGATCCGGCTTGTCGCGGCGCTGGATGAGCGCGTCGAGGACGTCGGAACCGGCGGTTTCGGCCAGCGCGGCAAGTTCGCGGATCGAGTTCTCGGCTTCGGCCTGGGTGGTGTTCCAGATCCCGGCGAGGACGACGCGTTCGAGGCGGACCTGACGGTATTCGACCTCGGTGATGTCTTCGAGTTCGGTGGACAGCCCGGCCACGCGGGTGAGCGCGGCGCGCTCGGCGAGGTCGAACTGGTCGTCCTCGGGGGTGGTGTCGTGATCGTCGAGGGCTTGGGCGCCTCGGGAGAGCACACGGTCGAGCATCGCATTGCGACGCTCTTTGTCTTCAGACGTCATTCATTCCTTTGTTCTCTGCCGTCCGCACGGGACTTCTCGTGCCGACGTCGTCATGCCTCGCACCGGTCTCGCACCGGTGCGCACCGACGGTGGTGTCCATCAATTCTCCCACAGCCGTCTACACTGAAACGGTGTCAGAGCACTATTTCACCGAATCGCCGAGCAGCGAGGCCAAGTCGCGGGAACTCAACCTCGATCTGGCCGGCCGCGCCGTCACCGTCGAAACCGTATCCGGCACGTTCTCACCCACCCGCCTCGACCTCGGCACGGCTGTGCTGCTGCGGCATCTGCCGCAGCCGCCGGCCGGCGATATCCTCGACCTCGGCTGCGGGTGGGGGCCGATCGCCCTGCACACGGCCTTGGATGCCCAGGACGCCGAGGTGGATGTGCGAGTGTGGGCACTCGACGTCAACTCCCGGTCCCTGGAGACCACCGCGGCGAATGCGCGCAGGCTGGGTCTCGATTCGATCAACACCGTCACCGCCGCCGATGTTCCCGCCGACCTGCAGTTCGCCGCGATCCGGTCGAATCCCCCGATCCGCATCGGCAAGGAGGCGCTGCATGAGCTCTTGGAGACCTGGCTGCCGCGTCTGGCGCCGGGCGGTCGCGCCGATCTCGTCGTGTCGAAGAACCTCGGTGCCGATTCCCTGCAGAAGTGGATCGCCGGGATGCTCGGTGACAGCTTCGAGGTCGTGCGCACGGGATCGTCGAAGGGCTTCCGCGTGCTCACGGTCGAGCGCGGCTGAGCTCAGCTGATCGTGCCGCTGGCGACGAGGACCGCGGGTCCGGCGAGGCTGACGCGCCCGCTCGTTCCTTCGGCATCGGGTTCGATTTCGATGCGCAGCTGACCGCCGGGCACGTCGACTCTCCACTGCAGAGGTGACTGCTCGCCGGCCCAGTGGTGGGCTGCGATCGCTGCCGCGCAGGCTCCGGTTCCGCAGGAGCGGGTCTCGCCGACGCCGCGTTCGAACACGCGCATGCGCAGGGCGCCTTCTCCCCCGGCCACATCGGATCGGGCCGGTTCCATGACGATGTATTCGACATTCGAGCCCTGTGCGGGCACGGGGTCGAGGACGGGGGCATCACGCAGGTCGGCGGCGGCGAGTTCGGAATTCTCGGCCAGAGCGACGACGGTGTGCGGATTGCCGGTGGACACGCGCAATCCGGGTCGGGCGACCTCGATGCCTCCGGTGGTCACGAGCACGCTGCTTGACGGGTCGAGTGACCATTCCCCCATGTCGATCGTGTACCAGGCGTCGCTGGCAGATCCGGGCCCGGGCGTGCCGGTGTCGACGACATCGTCTCCGGTCTGGACGCCGAGAGCCGGGTTGAGGGTGGTGCGCACGGTCTTGATTCCGTCGCGGGTGCCGACGAGGATGTCGCGGGCCTCGGCGGAGACGCGGCCGCTGGCCACGAGCGCGTGGGCGAAGACGCGAACGCCGTTGCCGCACATCTCGGAGAGGCTGCCGTCGCTGTTGTAGTAGTCCATGAACCATTCGGCACCGGCGTCAGCCTGTTCGGCGGCCCCCGGGATGCCGCTGGCGGCGGAGCGGACGATGCGGATGATGCCGTCGGCGCCGAGTCCGGCCCGCCGGTCGGCGAGTGTGGCGACGGCTTCCGGATGCATCTCCAGCCTGCTGTCGTCGTCGGAGAGCAGAACGAAGTCGTTCTGGGTGCCGTGCCCCTTGACGAAGGTGACATCGGACCAGGCGGCGAACGGGGTATCCGGAGTGCTCATGACTCCATCCTATCGGGGACGGTCGGCTCAGGTCTTCAGTGCCCGTTCAGCACGTCGAGCGCGGCCGCCACATCGAGCTCGGCCGCTATGTCGTCAGTGCCCGCCCAGGACGTCGAGGGCGGCCGCCAGGTTCTGCTCGGCGTCGGCGGCGCTGCCGTCGATCCAGTGGATGCGCGGATCACGACGGAACCAGGTGTCCTGTCGACGTGCGAACTGCCGGGTGCGGATCGTCGTCTCGTCCTTCGCCGCGGCGGCGGTGAGCTCTCCGGACAGGTGGCGTTGGATCTGTGCGTACCCGATGGCGCGCGACGCCGTCTTGCCTTCGGCCAGTCCGGCGTCGAGGAGCCGAATCACTTCGTCGACCCACCCGTGATCCCACATGAGGTCGACGCGAGTGGCGATGCGCTCGTGAAGCACGGCTCGGTCCATGTTCAAACCCAGGTGCAGGGTCGGTTCGATCTCCTGGTAGTCCGGCAGCTGAGCGCTGAACGGACGCCCCGTGAGTTCGATGACTTCGAGGGCTCGCGCAATGCGTCGTTGGTCGTTGACGGTGATCTTCTCGGCCGCTTTCGGGTCGAGTTCGCGCAGCTTCTGATGCAGCGCCC
Protein-coding regions in this window:
- a CDS encoding LysM peptidoglycan-binding domain-containing protein, with translation MSAQNTELRLTTRGRQAVRLLRTLLVALVVIGGAVLLATQSFSAAAVAESETESIGIDAEAVVVGEGESLWTVATSLGIDRDTRDVVADIVEINHLDTPTVHPGQTLDVPVR
- the lexA gene encoding transcriptional repressor LexA — protein: MVQNKRGRGRPRNEDVATEIAAARSDDDVVQIPEGSSGEGDFRLTPRQRLVLETIERAVVANGYPPSMREIGKAAGLASLSSVAHQLSQLERLGYVRRDPKRPRAIEVVNPFEEEEAERAKYEELANNTVQVPVVGRIAAGGPILAEQEVDDVFSLPTQVVGSGEMFLLKVVGDSMIEAAICHDDWVVVRKQHTADNGQIVAALLDGEATVKTLKRKAGQQWLMPQNENYEPIDGTYAQIMGLVVAVIRRL
- a CDS encoding ATP-dependent DNA helicase — its product is MKAVENLLESAVGAIGGSPREGQQEMAQAVASSLDKGIHLLVQAGTGTGKSLAYLVPAAEYVTRTGGKVVVSTATLALQTQIIHRDLPRLFKAVKKDLDPLPRAALLKGRRNYVCKHKLAGGYPDEGEGMLFDLGADAEAGRKPTERSGLGEEIQRIRTWEKTTDTGDRDDLLPGVSDRAWSQVSVNAFDCLGSNCPLFTECFAEIARNKAAEADIVVTNHALLAIDAFGESNVLPEHDVIIIDEAHELKDRVTSALSGQINTSMLSAATSSVRKHTTVQDGVVSLLDSAAAALERAQTSVPEGLILHMSEALGLALAQIRDSARQIINDIGGKTDDADAGRQMAKARCQEIFELAERFCDPGKNDVIWLSRSTFREKETTNLVVAPLSVAGTMRNGIFEESTVVATSATLSLGGNFDAVAASLGLFGPDAPKWDSLDVGSPFDYGKQGILYVASHLPKPGRSGLSEEALTELAELVESSNGGALGLFSSRAAANAAAEHLRTKFDFPILLQGDDGLPALVSQFTADDQTCLFGTMSLWQGVDVPGRTNRLVIIDRLPFPRPDDPLMQARARDADQRGVNGFMAVSATHAALRLAQGAGRLIRSTGDRGVVAVLDSRLRSARYAGFLVNSMPRMWPTTNSGLVRTSLARLAEADEK
- the hflX gene encoding GTPase HflX translates to MTSEDKERRNAMLDRVLSRGAQALDDHDTTPEDDQFDLAERAALTRVAGLSTELEDITEVEYRQVRLERVVLAGIWNTTQAEAENSIRELAALAETAGSDVLDALIQRRDKPDPGTFLGKGKAAELAEVVASVGADTVIIDSELAPSQRRGLEDVIKVKVVDRVALILDIFAQHAKSREGKAQVELAQLEYLLPRLRGWGESLSRQAGGRVAGGAGIGSRGPGETKIELDRRRIRARMSKLRREINAMAPSRETKRKNRARHHVPSVAIVGYTNAGKSSLLNLLTDAEVMVQNALFATLDPTVRQAKTADGIVFTYTDTVGFVRNLPHQLVEAFRSTLEEAAGSDLLLHVVDASHPDPHGQIQAVRNVLGDVETGDIPELLVFNKADIAEEAVITGLRAEYPDAQFVSAVSKEGIDDLIEAIENRLPVPDIDMTVLIPYERGDLVSKIYALGTVEHESHGTEGTSLQAKVPTELVDELREFQRPDLVIDE
- a CDS encoding methyltransferase — encoded protein: MSEHYFTESPSSEAKSRELNLDLAGRAVTVETVSGTFSPTRLDLGTAVLLRHLPQPPAGDILDLGCGWGPIALHTALDAQDAEVDVRVWALDVNSRSLETTAANARRLGLDSINTVTAADVPADLQFAAIRSNPPIRIGKEALHELLETWLPRLAPGGRADLVVSKNLGADSLQKWIAGMLGDSFEVVRTGSSKGFRVLTVERG
- the dapF gene encoding diaminopimelate epimerase; the protein is MSTPDTPFAAWSDVTFVKGHGTQNDFVLLSDDDSRLEMHPEAVATLADRRAGLGADGIIRIVRSAASGIPGAAEQADAGAEWFMDYYNSDGSLSEMCGNGVRVFAHALVASGRVSAEARDILVGTRDGIKTVRTTLNPALGVQTGDDVVDTGTPGPGSASDAWYTIDMGEWSLDPSSSVLVTTGGIEVARPGLRVSTGNPHTVVALAENSELAAADLRDAPVLDPVPAQGSNVEYIVMEPARSDVAGGEGALRMRVFERGVGETRSCGTGACAAAIAAHHWAGEQSPLQWRVDVPGGQLRIEIEPDAEGTSGRVSLAGPAVLVASGTIS
- the miaA gene encoding tRNA (adenosine(37)-N6)-dimethylallyltransferase MiaA, encoding MAEDNAPIITVVGATATGKSDLALDLAGRLGGEIINTDSMQFYRGMDVGTAKLPVDERRGIAHHLIDILDITEEANVQDFQTRARAAIADIRGRGLRPILVGGSGLYVRAAVDHMEFPGTDPQLRARLEAEVAVDRWALHQKLRELDPKAAEKITVNDQRRIARALEVIELTGRPFSAQLPDYQEIEPTLHLGLNMDRAVLHERIATRVDLMWDHGWVDEVIRLLDAGLAEGKTASRAIGYAQIQRHLSGELTAAAAKDETTIRTRQFARRQDTWFRRDPRIHWIDGSAADAEQNLAAALDVLGGH